The following coding sequences lie in one Cyanobacterium sp. Dongsha4 genomic window:
- a CDS encoding PAS domain S-box protein codes for MFNNTEQKSIKKNSYDIKDMIDYQPLTVSSETKLSAVIALMSEYNNHCSLPSAHGDECQRFSRGSCVLVVEKNKVKGIITERDLVRLTVQKINFNLVCAKEVMTTQVITLSEDSFTDIFVALSILRQNKIRHLPILNENKELVGIVNSETLRQSLTPNDLLKVKLVKEIMVFPVVTAFLDSSVEELATLMNFHQISCVIIVGNQGVNLPMIPLGIVTERDILQYKALGLNLSETKAKKVMSSPVFSISPSASLWELQKQMETKKVRHLVCCNKKGELVGVVTQTSLLRSLDPIEMTNVIELLHDRIHKLENQLKVFTQFVNHEQSLEKIKSVNILMIEDSITTVEILKRRLGLESDYKFDVIHYSTLREGRDAIAVYGRNYFNLVILDLNLPDSQGLNTLETFKQNFPEIATIVLTAEYQKKVALNAIKKGAQDYLIKSIFLGQKNIEQDCFILPLLTAIERQEKENKIEKQNIEIYLANEKLKHSLNENKQIKKTLEDFNLLLDNRVKQRTSTLRKIVDKLNQEIKERKQIEKNLTLSENKLDRIINDASDGILIVDSKGTIVFANAEATRILQKADENIIGNQFDIPIIDNQPLDLTLVDKNGQQLFEEVRVSSTEWEGDSANLVILRNINERIEYEKNLAENEEKFRQLAENIEEVFYIFDIQENQLIYLSSVFKKIWGLSEQKVLENPAIWLKSIHPLDYKNLTNHWLTNPELIYDYYRENTEVEYRIIRPDKQIRWINQKSFIVKNKQGSIYRIVGILTDITERRQTQEYLQQLNRELKDKVDLHTKELLDFKSALDQSAIVTISDPDGNITYVNDQFCQISGYSQEELLGENHRIVNSHYHPDEFWQEFWMTISQGNIWRGEVKNIKKNGDYFWVDMVVVPFFDHYQTISQYIAIRYDITARKEAQEIIERNLATFDVAADGLAILEGDRYIYMNRVHLEMFGYSGMEDLPENNWRCLYETDQVNLIETQIFPLLMVNKKWTGEAIAKRKDGTTFPEELSLTLTDKGYLICVCRDITQRKKSEKQLREALAKAEEVNELKSRLITLTSHEFRTPLTVIASSVGILKSFGHKLSPEQQAEHFNTIETYIQHTTQLLDDILLINRSEAKQLHYQPQQINIRDFCLNLVNHLQNTYGEYQIIFEINNESSLKEEQYNRLLDPKLLTQILTNLVSNSVKYSAVNSRIDVLLTVEAKNIILQVKDRGIGISVNDQKYLFDTFYRGDNVGNIQGTGLGLPIVKECVNLCKGTITFTSVINQGTTFSINIPC; via the coding sequence ATGTTTAATAATACTGAACAAAAATCTATCAAAAAAAACTCTTATGATATAAAAGATATGATCGACTATCAACCTTTAACTGTCTCTTCAGAAACAAAACTATCGGCAGTTATTGCTTTAATGAGTGAATATAATAATCATTGTTCTCTACCTTCTGCTCATGGAGATGAATGTCAAAGATTTTCTCGTGGTAGTTGTGTTTTAGTGGTTGAAAAAAATAAAGTTAAGGGGATAATTACGGAAAGGGATTTAGTTCGATTAACGGTACAAAAAATTAACTTTAATCTGGTTTGTGCAAAAGAGGTAATGACTACTCAGGTGATAACTTTATCTGAGGACTCATTTACTGATATATTTGTTGCCTTATCTATTCTACGTCAAAATAAAATTCGTCATTTACCGATACTGAATGAAAATAAAGAGTTAGTGGGGATTGTAAACTCAGAAACTCTACGGCAGAGTTTAACCCCCAATGACTTATTAAAGGTGAAGTTAGTTAAGGAAATAATGGTTTTCCCGGTGGTAACGGCTTTTTTAGATTCTTCGGTGGAAGAGTTGGCAACTTTAATGAACTTTCATCAAATAAGTTGTGTGATTATTGTTGGCAATCAAGGGGTTAATTTACCGATGATTCCTTTGGGAATTGTGACGGAAAGAGATATTTTGCAATATAAGGCTTTAGGGCTTAATTTGTCGGAAACAAAGGCGAAAAAGGTGATGAGTAGTCCTGTTTTTTCTATCAGCCCTTCTGCGTCTTTATGGGAGTTGCAAAAACAAATGGAAACGAAAAAGGTTCGTCATTTAGTTTGTTGTAATAAAAAGGGGGAGTTGGTGGGAGTTGTTACTCAAACTTCTTTGTTGCGTTCTCTTGATCCCATCGAGATGACTAATGTGATAGAATTACTACACGATCGCATCCATAAATTAGAAAATCAATTAAAAGTTTTTACCCAATTTGTGAATCATGAACAGAGTTTAGAAAAAATAAAGTCAGTAAATATACTGATGATAGAAGATAGTATTACCACCGTGGAAATACTTAAAAGACGTTTGGGTTTAGAATCAGACTATAAGTTTGATGTGATTCACTATTCCACTCTCAGAGAAGGAAGAGATGCGATCGCAGTTTATGGCAGAAATTATTTTAATTTGGTGATATTAGATTTGAATTTGCCAGACAGTCAAGGATTGAATACCCTAGAAACATTTAAACAGAACTTCCCAGAAATTGCCACTATTGTTCTAACGGCTGAATATCAAAAAAAAGTTGCTTTAAATGCTATTAAAAAAGGAGCTCAAGACTATCTAATAAAATCTATCTTTTTAGGACAAAAAAATATTGAGCAGGATTGCTTTATTTTACCACTTTTAACAGCGATCGAAAGACAAGAAAAAGAAAACAAAATTGAAAAACAAAATATTGAAATTTACCTTGCTAATGAAAAGCTAAAACATTCATTAAATGAAAATAAACAAATCAAAAAAACCTTAGAAGACTTTAATTTATTATTAGATAATAGAGTTAAACAGAGAACTTCAACTCTTAGAAAAATAGTTGATAAACTCAATCAAGAAATTAAAGAAAGAAAACAAATTGAAAAGAATTTAACTTTAAGTGAAAATAAACTAGATAGAATTATTAATGATGCTTCTGATGGTATTTTAATTGTTGATTCAAAAGGTACTATTGTTTTTGCTAATGCCGAAGCCACAAGAATTTTACAAAAAGCAGATGAAAATATTATTGGGAATCAATTTGATATTCCGATTATTGATAACCAGCCTTTAGATTTAACATTAGTAGATAAAAATGGACAGCAATTATTTGAAGAAGTTAGGGTATCCTCCACTGAATGGGAAGGAGATTCAGCTAATTTAGTTATTTTAAGAAATATTAATGAACGTATAGAGTACGAAAAAAATCTTGCTGAAAATGAAGAAAAATTCCGTCAATTAGCAGAGAATATAGAGGAAGTTTTTTATATTTTTGATATTCAAGAAAATCAGTTAATTTATCTAAGTTCTGTTTTTAAGAAAATTTGGGGTTTATCAGAACAGAAAGTATTAGAAAATCCAGCAATATGGTTAAAATCTATTCACCCTCTGGATTACAAAAATTTAACTAACCATTGGCTAACAAATCCTGAATTAATTTATGACTATTATCGAGAAAATACAGAAGTTGAATATAGAATTATTAGACCTGATAAACAAATTCGTTGGATTAATCAAAAAAGTTTTATTGTCAAAAATAAACAAGGTTCAATTTATCGTATCGTAGGCATTTTGACTGATATTACCGAACGTCGTCAAACTCAAGAATATTTGCAACAGCTAAACCGAGAATTAAAAGATAAAGTTGATTTACATACTAAGGAGCTACTTGATTTTAAATCAGCTTTGGATCAATCAGCAATTGTTACAATTTCTGACCCTGATGGAAATATTACCTATGTTAATGACCAATTTTGCCAAATTTCTGGTTATTCCCAAGAAGAATTATTAGGAGAAAATCATCGAATTGTAAACTCTCACTATCATCCTGATGAATTTTGGCAAGAGTTTTGGATGACTATTTCTCAAGGTAATATTTGGCGTGGAGAAGTAAAAAATATTAAGAAAAATGGTGATTATTTTTGGGTTGATATGGTTGTTGTTCCCTTTTTTGATCACTATCAAACTATTTCCCAATATATTGCTATTCGTTATGATATTACAGCACGAAAAGAAGCTCAAGAAATTATTGAACGCAATTTAGCTACTTTTGATGTTGCCGCCGATGGTTTGGCAATTTTGGAGGGCGATCGCTATATATATATGAATAGAGTACATTTAGAAATGTTTGGTTATTCTGGTATGGAAGATTTACCCGAAAATAATTGGCGTTGTCTTTATGAAACTGATCAAGTTAATCTTATTGAAACACAGATTTTCCCTCTATTAATGGTAAATAAAAAATGGACAGGAGAAGCGATCGCAAAAAGGAAAGACGGTACAACTTTTCCTGAAGAATTATCTTTAACTCTTACTGATAAAGGATACTTAATTTGTGTTTGCCGTGATATTACCCAAAGGAAAAAATCAGAAAAACAATTAAGGGAAGCATTAGCCAAAGCCGAAGAAGTCAACGAATTGAAATCTCGACTAATTACCCTTACTAGCCATGAATTTCGTACTCCCTTAACAGTTATAGCCTCTTCTGTGGGGATTTTAAAGAGTTTTGGACATAAACTTTCCCCTGAACAACAAGCAGAACACTTTAATACTATAGAAACTTATATTCAACATACCACTCAGTTACTCGACGATATATTATTAATTAATCGTTCAGAAGCAAAACAATTACACTATCAACCCCAACAAATAAATATTAGGGATTTTTGTCTAAATCTAGTCAATCATTTACAAAATACCTATGGTGAATATCAAATCATATTTGAAATAAATAACGAATCATCCCTCAAAGAAGAGCAATATAATAGACTTTTAGATCCTAAATTATTAACTCAAATTTTGACGAATCTTGTATCTAACAGTGTCAAATACTCTGCTGTTAATAGTCGTATCGATGTTTTACTAACTGTAGAGGCTAAAAATATCATCTTGCAGGTTAAAGATAGGGGTATTGGTATTTCTGTCAATGACCAAAAATACTTGTTTGATACTTTTTATCGTGGAGATAATGTGGGCAATATTCAAGGCACGGGATTAGGACTCCCTATTGTTAAGGAATGTGTTAACCTTTGCAAAGGTACTATTACTTTTACAAGTGTTATCAATCAGGGAACAACTTTTTCTATTAATATACCTTGTTAA
- a CDS encoding heavy metal translocating P-type ATPase: MISLESKLNSIDTLILDIQGMKCAACVKAVEKQIIRHQGVICANVNLITAVASIEYEKGSIQPQSLAEKLTALGFPSQVRQGERIEEEQKNKIEEKRKQEQQKRIYELISAGLLLLFSTIGHLHHFGIHTGAFFSNIWFHWALATLALLIPGRDILLNGWQGLWHGKPNMNSLVGIGATTAYLTSCIALIFSELGWECFFDEPVMLLGFIFLGRVLESNARYKAMDSLETLLGLKPQFARLVGKNNYEEDQGVKIPAVGVKANEWVRVLSGEQFPVDGLIVKGKTIVDESLLTGESFPVSKGEGDKVSAGTINQENMVIVEAVNTGSKTILGQIIATVEEAQTRKAPIQKIADVVSGYFAYGIIAIASLTFCFWYFWGTEIWANLLTELDTSKAILSVKLAIDVLVIACPCALGLATPTAILVGTTIGAEKGLLIKGGDILEQVKNLKTIVFDKTGTITEGIPSITTILSFHPEFNHQSILQIASSLEMVSNHPLAQGIIKQAQNQSLTTLKTYELTTVSGKGVKGVIEIKEQLSWFYLGNPSWLEDHQISITNEITEQIKPLEAQGKTVVYLAQNSHIVGVIALGDTIRPFARETVKNLQNMGLEVMIMSGDRPDVVKYIAEKVGIEQYYGDLTPQGKCDLIQQIQQKNPHQLVAMVGDGINDAPAMSTAQIAIAMAQGAEVALKSAGIVLTRGKLPDLITAINLSQMTLKKIKQNLFWALSYNLIALPIAVGCFLPYQHFWLNPSTAGAFMAFSSIFVVTNSLLLKYTR, from the coding sequence ATGATTTCTCTTGAATCTAAACTTAATTCTATTGATACTCTTATTCTCGATATTCAAGGCATGAAATGTGCCGCCTGTGTCAAAGCAGTAGAAAAACAAATTATTCGACATCAAGGGGTTATTTGTGCCAATGTCAATTTAATTACCGCAGTAGCTTCGATCGAGTATGAAAAAGGCTCAATTCAACCTCAATCTTTGGCGGAAAAATTAACCGCATTGGGTTTTCCTAGTCAGGTTAGGCAGGGAGAAAGAATAGAAGAGGAACAAAAAAACAAAATAGAAGAAAAACGAAAACAAGAACAGCAAAAAAGGATTTATGAATTAATTAGTGCAGGTTTACTGCTTCTTTTCTCTACTATTGGGCATTTACATCATTTTGGCATTCATACAGGGGCTTTTTTCAGTAACATTTGGTTTCATTGGGCATTAGCAACCCTTGCTTTGTTGATACCTGGCAGAGATATTTTACTTAATGGTTGGCAGGGTTTATGGCATGGTAAACCGAATATGAATAGCTTGGTGGGTATTGGTGCAACTACCGCTTATCTCACCAGTTGTATTGCTTTAATTTTTTCTGAATTGGGTTGGGAATGTTTTTTTGATGAGCCTGTTATGTTATTAGGTTTTATTTTCTTAGGTAGGGTATTAGAATCAAATGCGAGATACAAAGCTATGGATTCTCTGGAAACCTTACTAGGTTTAAAGCCGCAATTCGCCCGTTTAGTGGGTAAAAACAATTATGAGGAAGACCAAGGTGTTAAAATTCCAGCAGTAGGGGTTAAGGCTAATGAGTGGGTTAGGGTGCTATCAGGGGAGCAGTTTCCCGTTGATGGGCTGATTGTAAAAGGAAAAACCATTGTTGATGAGTCATTGCTGACGGGGGAGTCTTTTCCTGTATCCAAGGGCGAAGGGGATAAGGTGTCTGCTGGTACTATTAATCAGGAAAATATGGTTATTGTCGAAGCAGTTAACACGGGTAGTAAAACTATTTTAGGGCAAATTATTGCGACGGTAGAAGAAGCTCAAACCCGAAAAGCACCTATTCAAAAAATAGCTGATGTGGTATCTGGTTACTTTGCCTATGGCATAATTGCGATCGCATCTTTAACTTTTTGTTTTTGGTATTTTTGGGGAACTGAAATTTGGGCAAATCTATTAACAGAATTAGATACAAGCAAAGCCATTTTGAGTGTGAAATTAGCTATTGATGTTTTAGTTATAGCTTGTCCTTGTGCGTTAGGTTTAGCCACTCCCACCGCTATTTTAGTAGGTACAACCATTGGAGCGGAAAAAGGACTATTAATCAAAGGAGGAGATATATTAGAGCAAGTTAAAAACCTGAAAACCATCGTTTTTGATAAAACAGGCACAATAACTGAGGGTATCCCTTCTATTACAACTATTCTTTCCTTCCATCCAGAATTTAATCATCAATCAATACTACAAATTGCTTCTAGCTTAGAAATGGTTTCCAATCATCCCCTCGCCCAAGGGATTATTAAACAGGCTCAGAATCAGTCTTTAACAACTCTTAAAACCTATGAATTGACAACAGTTTCAGGCAAAGGAGTGAAAGGAGTAATAGAAATCAAGGAACAATTATCATGGTTTTACTTAGGTAATCCGTCATGGTTAGAAGATCATCAAATTAGTATTACTAATGAAATCACAGAACAAATTAAGCCATTAGAAGCACAAGGAAAAACCGTTGTCTATTTAGCCCAAAATAGTCATATTGTTGGAGTAATTGCCCTTGGGGATACGATTCGACCTTTTGCCCGTGAAACAGTGAAAAATTTGCAAAATATGGGCTTAGAAGTCATGATCATGAGTGGCGATCGCCCTGATGTAGTGAAATATATTGCCGAAAAAGTAGGAATTGAGCAATACTATGGTGATTTAACCCCACAAGGAAAATGTGATTTAATTCAACAAATTCAACAAAAAAACCCTCATCAATTAGTCGCAATGGTGGGAGATGGTATCAATGACGCTCCAGCTATGAGTACCGCCCAAATTGCGATCGCTATGGCACAAGGAGCAGAAGTTGCCTTAAAATCAGCAGGAATAGTTTTAACAAGAGGGAAATTACCAGACTTAATCACCGCCATTAACCTAAGTCAAATGACCTTAAAGAAAATCAAACAGAATCTTTTTTGGGCATTAAGTTACAATTTGATTGCCCTTCC
- a CDS encoding glycoside hydrolase family 10 protein, whose product MSSFLIRQWLSLLPFKLLSLFFASYFSILLIGFWNAPIFSQDAPEIRAVWLTTSDTDTLLDRPKMKEAIASLASLHFNTIYPVVWNSGYALYPSKVAQEAKIQPFVHKGLQGQEPLGELIEEAHKHKMLVLPWFEFGFMAPPSSELALKHPNWLTKAQDGTQTTYSAAGEVVWLNPFHPEVQKFITALVMEVVNNYDIDGIQFDDHLCLPVQLGYDAYTVNLYKQETGLEPPKNYKDADWMRWRANKLTEFVAQLNQTIKAQNPNKILSISPNPYHTAYNSFLQDWLDWVRKNLIDELIIQVYRSDFAVFQKEISRPEIKEAKEKIPVGIAILTGLPNRITPIEFVREKALAVRQQRLGIAFFFYGSMWNTSPELKSDRKSSFQSLFPYQSRRIVTVNPNTPIITPTNSVTPVTSTKPVTPITPSNPITPVTSTNNVVNPTNKVTPTNVPIIDSSIDPTNVTSEPIPIDEFLEFSP is encoded by the coding sequence ATGAGTAGTTTTTTGATCCGTCAATGGTTATCTTTGCTCCCGTTTAAACTTTTATCTTTATTTTTTGCTTCTTATTTTTCTATATTATTAATAGGGTTTTGGAATGCTCCCATTTTTTCTCAGGATGCACCAGAAATTAGAGCAGTTTGGCTAACTACCAGTGATACTGATACACTACTTGACCGTCCAAAAATGAAAGAGGCGATCGCATCTTTGGCTTCCCTTCATTTTAATACTATCTATCCTGTGGTGTGGAATTCGGGTTATGCCCTTTATCCGAGCAAAGTGGCACAAGAGGCAAAGATACAACCATTTGTACATAAAGGATTACAAGGACAAGAACCATTAGGGGAGTTGATAGAAGAAGCCCATAAACATAAGATGTTAGTTTTACCTTGGTTTGAGTTTGGTTTTATGGCACCTCCTTCTTCAGAATTAGCCTTAAAACATCCTAATTGGTTAACCAAAGCCCAAGATGGCACTCAAACAACCTATAGTGCCGCCGGGGAGGTTGTGTGGCTTAATCCCTTTCATCCAGAAGTACAAAAATTCATTACTGCTTTAGTTATGGAAGTGGTGAATAATTATGATATTGACGGTATTCAATTCGATGATCATTTGTGTTTACCTGTGCAGTTAGGTTATGATGCTTATACTGTAAATCTTTACAAGCAAGAGACGGGTTTAGAACCTCCTAAGAATTATAAAGACGCAGATTGGATGCGCTGGCGAGCTAATAAATTAACGGAATTTGTCGCACAACTTAACCAAACAATTAAAGCCCAAAACCCGAATAAAATTTTGTCTATTTCTCCAAATCCTTACCACACCGCTTATAATTCTTTTCTACAAGATTGGTTAGACTGGGTGAGAAAAAACTTAATTGATGAGTTAATTATTCAAGTATATCGCTCTGATTTTGCTGTTTTTCAAAAGGAAATTAGTCGTCCAGAAATCAAGGAAGCAAAAGAGAAAATCCCCGTTGGTATTGCTATTTTAACAGGATTACCTAACCGTATTACACCCATCGAGTTTGTCAGGGAAAAAGCCTTAGCCGTTCGACAGCAAAGACTGGGAATTGCTTTCTTTTTCTATGGTAGTATGTGGAATACAAGCCCAGAATTAAAGAGCGATCGCAAATCTAGTTTTCAATCTCTGTTTCCTTATCAATCCCGTCGCATTGTAACGGTAAATCCGAATACTCCTATTATTACTCCCACTAATTCTGTTACTCCTGTCACTTCTACTAAACCTGTTACTCCTATAACTCCTTCTAATCCCATTACACCCGTCACTTCTACCAATAATGTTGTTAATCCTACTAATAAGGTGACTCCAACTAATGTCCCTATTATTGATTCAAGTATTGATCCAACTAATGTAACCAGTGAACCAATTCCCATAGATGAATTTTTAGAGTTTTCCCCATAA
- a CDS encoding hybrid sensor histidine kinase/response regulator translates to MEKILVIEDEINIARNIKQILDLSDFYTITAEDGAEGVELAKEEIPDLILCDVMMPNLDGYQVLTELKKDSKTENIPFIFLTAKSDRPDFRKGMELGADDYLTKPFTPDELLTAVSTRLAKHQKMKKQAQEKMDELSSRIQKALPHELYTPLNGMMVSASLLNEYAESMSIEEIKDMAKTLLDSSQRLHQISEKFVLYTYLEFLTSNPEKLEQVRQKKYNCFTKTIIESIAKIEAQTFNRSSDLVLEIEEASINTSENDLHKIVKELVNNGFKFSLQGQQVKILSKVSDDNSYHLFVINEGKGMTAEQLDEIGSFRQFHQEFFSQEGCGLGLAIVKKLINIYQGSMRIESFIDNQTVVHIILPLGEK, encoded by the coding sequence ATGGAAAAAATTTTAGTCATTGAAGATGAAATAAACATCGCTAGAAATATTAAACAAATCCTAGACTTATCAGACTTTTATACAATTACGGCAGAAGATGGAGCGGAAGGAGTCGAACTAGCGAAAGAGGAAATACCAGACTTAATTTTGTGCGATGTAATGATGCCTAATTTAGACGGTTATCAGGTTCTTACGGAATTAAAAAAAGATAGTAAAACCGAGAATATTCCTTTTATTTTTCTAACAGCAAAATCCGATCGCCCCGATTTTCGTAAAGGAATGGAATTAGGTGCAGACGATTATTTAACCAAACCTTTCACCCCCGATGAATTGTTAACAGCAGTAAGTACACGCCTCGCAAAACATCAAAAAATGAAAAAACAGGCACAGGAAAAAATGGACGAATTAAGTAGTCGGATACAAAAAGCCTTGCCCCACGAACTTTATACTCCCTTAAATGGCATGATGGTGTCGGCTTCACTGCTGAATGAATACGCTGAATCTATGAGCATTGAAGAAATTAAAGACATGGCAAAAACTCTTTTAGATTCTTCTCAAAGATTACATCAAATTAGTGAAAAATTTGTTCTTTATACCTATTTAGAATTTCTTACTAGTAATCCAGAAAAGTTAGAGCAAGTCCGACAAAAAAAATATAATTGTTTCACAAAAACTATTATTGAAAGCATTGCCAAAATAGAAGCCCAAACATTTAACAGATCATCAGATTTAGTCCTAGAGATAGAAGAAGCATCCATTAACACCTCTGAAAATGATTTACACAAAATAGTTAAAGAATTAGTCAATAATGGCTTTAAATTCTCTCTTCAAGGGCAACAGGTGAAAATTTTGAGTAAAGTTAGTGATGATAACTCTTACCATCTATTCGTAATTAATGAAGGTAAGGGCATGACTGCCGAACAATTAGACGAAATTGGTTCATTTCGACAGTTTCACCAAGAATTTTTCTCTCAAGAAGGTTGCGGTTTAGGATTAGCAATCGTCAAAAAATTAATTAATATCTATCAGGGTTCGATGAGAATTGAAAGTTTTATTGACAACCAGACAGTGGTTCATATCATTTTACCTCTAGGAGAGAAATAA